The DNA region CGGCGGGCACCGGGCTTCGCGGCTCCGCCACGCATGGGCGGATTCGCTACTACATCGCTCATTCGCGGGTTCGAGGTTACGGCACCCCGCAGGGCTCAGGCACATCCCGCCCCGATGTCCACCCATGAGCGGGCGGCATCGCACACACTGCGGCGGCCGACCACACATGGTGCCCGACCGCCGCAAACATCGCGTGTCTAGGAAATTCTCACCGGGTTAACCACATCCGCGACGAGCACCAGAATGGTGAAGCAGATGAAGATGCCGGCGACGACGTAGGCGACGGGCATCAGCTTCGCCACGTCGAAGGGGCCGGGGTCCGGCCGCCGGAACACCTTCGCCACGTTGCGGCGCAGCGACTCCCACAGTGCGCCCGCGATGTGCCCGCCGTCCAGCGGCAACAGCGGCAACATGTTGAACAGGAACAGGGAGAGGTTGAAGCCCGCGAGCAGGAACAGCATCATCGCGATCTGGTTCTCCGGCGGGATGTCCAGGGTGAACACCTCACCGCCGACGCGGGCCGCGCCGACCACGCCCATGGGCGAGTCCTGCTTGCGGTCGCCGTCGCCGAAGGCCGCGTCCCACAGGTCGGGGATCTTCGAGGGCAGCGCCACGATGGACTCGACGCCGTTCTCCATCATGTTGCCCATGCGGTCCACGGACTGGCCGAAGGACTGCTGGACGATGCCGGAGGCGGGCGTGAAGCCGAGGAACCCGGCGTACACGTACTTGCCCTCGACGTAGCCGCCGTCGCCGTCGGTCTTGCTGACCTGGTTCTTGATCAGGTTGGCGTGCAGGTCGAGGCGCTTGCCGTCGCGCTCGACGGTGAGCGTCGCGGGGCCGACGGTGTCGCGGATCTTCGACTGGAGCGCGGACCAGTCGCCCACGTCCTTGCCCTGGAAGGCGACGATCTTGTCGCCCGCCTTGAGGCCGGCGGCCTTGGCGGGGGCGGGCTTGTCGCCCTTCTCGCAGGTGTTGCGGTTCTGGCTGGCCTCGATGACGCAGTCGGAGACCTTGCCGACCGACGTCGTCTGCGTACTGATGCCGAAGGTCATCATCACGCCGAGGAAGATCACGACGGCCAGGACCAGGTTCATGAAAGGACCGGCGAACATCACGATCACGCGCTTCCAGGGCTTGCGCGTGTAGAACAGACGGCTCTCGTCGCCCGGCTTGAGCTCCTCGAACGCCGCGGAGCGGGCGTCCTCGATCATGCCGCGCCAGGGCGAGGTGGAACGTGCCTCTATCTTCCCGTCCGGACCCGGCGGGAACATGCCGATCATGCGGATGTAGCCGCCGAGCGGGATGGCCTTGATGCCGTACTCGGTGTCGCCCTTCTTGCGCGAGAACAGCGTCGGGCCGAAGCCGACCATGTACTGGGGCACCCGGATGCCGAACATCTTCGCGGTCGACAGGTGGCCCAGCTCGTGCCAGGCGATCGAGAACAGCAGCCCGATCACGAAGACGACTATGCCGAGGATCATCATCAAGGTCGTCATGCACGAGCCTCCGCGGTCGTCTGGTGCCCCGCCTTCGCCGGCGAGGGGGTCGTGGCCGTCAGTTCACGGGCCCGGGCGCGCGCCCAGGTCTCCGCTTCGAGGACGTCCGCCACGGTAAGCGAGGTTCCCGCGCGCGGTGTGCCGTGTTCGGCGACGACCCGGGTCACGGTCTCCATGATGCCGGTGAAGGGCAGCGCGCCCGCCAGGAAGGCGTCCACGCACTCCTCGTTGGCGGCATTGAACACCGCCGGGGCCGTGCCCGCGAGCTCCCCGACGTGCCGGGCGAGCCCGACCGAGGGGAACGCCTCGGTGTCGAGCGGGAAGAACTCCCAGGTCGAGGCCTTCGACCAGTCGAACGCGGGGGCCGCGTCCGGGACCCGCTCGGGCCAGCCGAGCCCGATGGCGATGGGGCCGCGCATGTCGGGCGGGGTGGCCTGGGCGATGGTGGAGCCGTCGGCGTACTCGACCATGGAGTGCACGTACGACTGGGGGTGCACGACGACCTCGATGCGGTCGAAGGGGATGTCGTACAGGAGATGGGCCTCGATGACCTCCAGGCCCTTGTTGACGAGCGTGGCGGAGTTCACCGTGATGACCGGGCCCATGGCCCAGGTCGGGTGCGCGAGCGCGTCCGCGGGCGTGACGTTCGCGAGGTCGGCCTTCGTACGGCCGCGGAAGGGGCCGCCGGACGCCGTCACGACGAGCTTGCGGACGTCGGCGCGGGTGCCCGCGGCGAGCGCCTGGAAGAGCGCGGCGTGCTCGGAGTCGACCGGGATGATCTGGCCCGGCTTGGCGAGCGCCTTGACCAGCGGGCCGCCGACGATCAGCGACTCCTTGTTGGCGAGCGCGAGCGTGTGGCCCGCCTCCAGGGCGGCGAGGGTGGGGGCGAGGCCGATGGAGCCGGTGATGCCGTTGAGGACCGTGTGGCAGTGGGCCGCGTCGGTGGCGGCGAGCTGCGTGGCCGCGTCCGGGC from Streptomyces flavofungini includes:
- the dxr gene encoding 1-deoxy-D-xylulose-5-phosphate reductoisomerase, with the protein product MSESPAPLADPHLVFDPVGTEGPRDIVILGSTGSIGTQAIDLVLRNPDRFRVTALSAAGGRVALLAEQARRLRVRTVAVAREDVVPALREALRAQYGAGEPLPEIVAGPDAATQLAATDAAHCHTVLNGITGSIGLAPTLAALEAGHTLALANKESLIVGGPLVKALAKPGQIIPVDSEHAALFQALAAGTRADVRKLVVTASGGPFRGRTKADLANVTPADALAHPTWAMGPVITVNSATLVNKGLEVIEAHLLYDIPFDRIEVVVHPQSYVHSMVEYADGSTIAQATPPDMRGPIAIGLGWPERVPDAAPAFDWSKASTWEFFPLDTEAFPSVGLARHVGELAGTAPAVFNAANEECVDAFLAGALPFTGIMETVTRVVAEHGTPRAGTSLTVADVLEAETWARARARELTATTPSPAKAGHQTTAEARA
- a CDS encoding M50 family metallopeptidase, which gives rise to MTTLMMILGIVVFVIGLLFSIAWHELGHLSTAKMFGIRVPQYMVGFGPTLFSRKKGDTEYGIKAIPLGGYIRMIGMFPPGPDGKIEARSTSPWRGMIEDARSAAFEELKPGDESRLFYTRKPWKRVIVMFAGPFMNLVLAVVIFLGVMMTFGISTQTTSVGKVSDCVIEASQNRNTCEKGDKPAPAKAAGLKAGDKIVAFQGKDVGDWSALQSKIRDTVGPATLTVERDGKRLDLHANLIKNQVSKTDGDGGYVEGKYVYAGFLGFTPASGIVQQSFGQSVDRMGNMMENGVESIVALPSKIPDLWDAAFGDGDRKQDSPMGVVGAARVGGEVFTLDIPPENQIAMMLFLLAGFNLSLFLFNMLPLLPLDGGHIAGALWESLRRNVAKVFRRPDPGPFDVAKLMPVAYVVAGIFICFTILVLVADVVNPVRIS